The following are encoded together in the Capsulimonas corticalis genome:
- a CDS encoding endonuclease domain-containing protein, with amino-acid sequence MGFDGKGYLERLPVTDPVVLAAAQQMRREMTPMEQRLWNAISGKKLNGLRFRSQHPFGRFVIDFYCPSCKLAVEVDGSVHEGREEYDAERTLFLQSYGCRVIRFRNNEILNDLSGVLTKIIEASEEQIITYSPLWSAPLWGPGGILIPVGPGASSES; translated from the coding sequence ATGGGTTTTGATGGCAAAGGCTACTTGGAGCGATTGCCTGTGACCGATCCGGTGGTTCTTGCGGCGGCGCAACAAATGCGTCGCGAGATGACGCCGATGGAACAGCGCTTATGGAATGCGATTAGTGGAAAGAAGTTGAACGGCTTGCGCTTTCGTTCTCAGCATCCTTTCGGTCGATTTGTGATCGACTTTTATTGTCCGTCATGTAAACTTGCGGTCGAAGTGGATGGGAGTGTGCATGAGGGGCGTGAAGAATATGACGCGGAGCGAACACTGTTTTTACAATCCTATGGTTGTCGAGTTATTCGTTTTCGTAATAACGAAATTTTGAACGATTTGTCAGGTGTGCTGACAAAAATCATCGAAGCCTCTGAAGAACAGATTATCACGTATTCGCCCCTATGGTCTGCACCCCTGTGGGGGCCGGGGGGCATCTTAATTCCCGTGGGGCCGGGAGCATCTTCGGAATCATAA
- a CDS encoding antitoxin family protein, translating to MTTTVEVVYEAGVLRPLAPVTLAEGTHLKVTWTDPEENNYISPEDRAKTSLEILLSIAAMPMETPDDGFSGADHDRILYA from the coding sequence ATGACAACGACGGTGGAAGTAGTATATGAGGCAGGAGTGTTGCGCCCGCTAGCTCCAGTGACGCTGGCCGAAGGGACGCATTTAAAGGTAACGTGGACGGATCCTGAAGAGAATAATTATATTTCGCCTGAAGATCGAGCAAAAACGTCATTAGAGATCCTCTTAAGCATCGCCGCGATGCCGATGGAAACGCCTGATGATGGTTTTTCTGGCGCAGATCATGATCGCATATTGTATGCGTGA
- the argF gene encoding ornithine carbamoyltransferase produces the protein MAAPVGVSPIADVLSQHALRGRDIIGIEQLTRAEIMLILDVAARLKANKYDVTQTQFAQGQTLALLFEKPSLRTRVTFEAGMTQLGGHAIYLEGRLGVRETVPDVARNLDRWIDGIMARTFAHQTVLDLAEYASIPVINGLSDREHPCQALADFQTLGERKGRLAGLKMTYVGDGNNVAHSLMLLAAKVGVDFTIACPKGYEPDEALWQVALGCAAETGATLTITDNVTEGVRDADAVYTDVWTSMGQEEETAERLKIFAPFQVNAELVALAKPDALVMHCLPAHRGEEITADVLEGPQSVVFDQAENRLHAQKAVMSLVL, from the coding sequence ATGGCGGCTCCCGTCGGAGTCTCCCCGATCGCCGATGTCCTCAGCCAGCACGCCCTGCGCGGCCGCGACATTATCGGCATCGAACAATTGACGCGCGCCGAGATCATGCTGATCCTGGATGTTGCGGCCCGGCTCAAGGCGAACAAGTACGATGTCACCCAGACGCAATTCGCGCAGGGGCAGACCCTGGCGCTGCTCTTTGAAAAGCCGTCGCTGCGCACGCGCGTTACCTTCGAGGCGGGCATGACCCAGCTGGGCGGCCATGCGATCTATCTGGAAGGGCGTCTGGGAGTCCGGGAGACCGTTCCGGATGTCGCGCGCAACCTGGATCGCTGGATCGATGGGATCATGGCGCGGACGTTCGCGCACCAGACGGTGCTGGATCTGGCCGAGTACGCCAGTATCCCCGTGATCAACGGCCTGAGCGATCGGGAGCATCCGTGTCAGGCGCTCGCCGATTTCCAGACGCTGGGGGAGCGCAAGGGACGGCTGGCGGGCCTCAAGATGACGTACGTTGGCGACGGCAACAACGTGGCGCACTCGCTGATGCTGCTGGCCGCGAAGGTTGGCGTGGACTTCACCATCGCCTGCCCCAAGGGCTACGAGCCCGATGAGGCGCTCTGGCAGGTCGCGCTGGGATGCGCCGCCGAAACCGGCGCGACGCTGACCATCACCGACAATGTGACCGAGGGCGTCAGGGACGCCGACGCCGTTTACACCGATGTCTGGACATCGATGGGCCAGGAAGAAGAAACGGCGGAGCGCCTGAAGATCTTCGCGCCGTTTCAGGTGAATGCGGAGCTGGTCGCGCTTGCGAAGCCGGACGCGCTGGTGATGCACTGCCTGCCCGCGCACCGGGGCGAGGAGATCACGGCGGATGTGCTGGAAGGCCCGCAGTCGGTCGTGTTCGATCAGGCCGAGAACCGCCTGCACGCGCAAAAAGCCGTCATGTCGCTGGTGCTCTAA
- the argH gene encoding argininosuccinate lyase, which translates to MSDKAVNNAPKLWAGRFSQETDALVHQFNASLSFDRRLWPYDIQGSLAHVKMLGKCGIIPAEDSQTIVAGLETLAADLETGTAALDPGAEDVHMAVESLLTQRLGPVAGKLHTARSRNDQVATDIRLYVKDALADLGGKAERVQSRLIELASQNLDTLLPGVTHMQHAQPVRLAHHLLAYFWMLSRDRERLVDAWKRTDMLPLGAGALAGTTFPIDRHFVAQELGFAGVVENSLDAVSDRDFAIETVSAVAILMMHLSRLSEELILWSSPEFGFVEMGDNVTTGSSIMPQKKNPDVAELLRGKTGRVYGDLTALLTIMKSLPLAYNKDMQEDKEPLFDALDTASISLSVLHTLLENIAFKIERMARALHGDFSTATDLADYLVRQGLPFRQAHEVVGKIVGRCVAEGRALEDLSADDLAEASPLFTGVDAPALISPRGSADARAAYGGTGKAAVEAQLERAQSWLEARRPAA; encoded by the coding sequence ATGTCAGATAAAGCCGTCAATAACGCCCCCAAGCTCTGGGCCGGGCGTTTCAGCCAGGAGACCGATGCGCTGGTGCATCAATTTAACGCCAGCCTGTCCTTCGACCGCCGCCTTTGGCCCTACGATATTCAGGGCAGTTTGGCGCATGTGAAAATGCTGGGAAAGTGCGGAATAATCCCCGCAGAGGACTCGCAAACAATCGTCGCGGGTCTGGAGACGCTGGCGGCGGATCTGGAAACAGGAACCGCTGCGCTGGACCCCGGAGCGGAGGATGTCCACATGGCGGTTGAGTCGCTGCTCACGCAGCGGCTCGGGCCTGTGGCGGGGAAACTCCACACCGCGCGGTCGCGCAACGATCAGGTCGCCACGGACATTCGGCTCTACGTCAAAGACGCGCTCGCGGACCTGGGGGGGAAAGCAGAGCGCGTGCAGAGCCGTCTGATCGAACTGGCGTCTCAAAATTTGGACACGCTGCTGCCGGGCGTCACCCACATGCAGCATGCGCAGCCGGTGCGATTGGCGCACCATCTCTTAGCGTACTTCTGGATGCTGTCGCGGGATCGGGAGCGGCTGGTCGACGCATGGAAGCGGACCGACATGCTGCCCCTGGGCGCGGGAGCCCTCGCGGGAACGACCTTCCCGATCGATCGCCACTTCGTCGCCCAGGAACTGGGCTTCGCGGGTGTCGTCGAGAACAGCCTGGACGCCGTTTCGGATCGGGACTTCGCCATTGAGACCGTCAGCGCCGTCGCGATCCTGATGATGCACCTGTCGCGGCTCAGTGAAGAGCTGATCCTGTGGAGCTCGCCGGAGTTCGGCTTCGTGGAGATGGGAGACAACGTCACCACGGGCAGCAGCATCATGCCGCAGAAGAAGAACCCCGATGTCGCGGAGCTTCTTCGCGGTAAGACGGGACGCGTTTATGGCGATTTGACCGCCCTGCTTACGATCATGAAGTCACTCCCGCTGGCCTACAACAAGGACATGCAGGAGGACAAGGAGCCGCTGTTCGACGCCCTGGACACTGCGTCGATCTCGTTATCGGTGCTCCATACGCTGCTGGAAAATATCGCGTTCAAGATCGAGCGCATGGCCCGTGCGCTCCACGGCGATTTTTCCACAGCCACGGATTTAGCGGATTATCTGGTGCGTCAGGGACTGCCGTTCCGGCAGGCGCACGAAGTTGTAGGAAAGATCGTCGGACGCTGCGTGGCCGAAGGCCGCGCGCTGGAAGATTTGAGCGCCGATGATCTCGCGGAAGCGTCGCCTCTGTTTACGGGGGTGGATGCGCCCGCTTTGATCAGTCCACGCGGAAGCGCCGACGCCCGCGCCGCCTATGGCGGCACGGGGAAGGCGGCCGTGGAGGCGCAGCTCGAGCGCGCCCAATCTTGGCTGGAGGCCCGCAGGCCGGCGGCGTGA
- a CDS encoding Clp protease N-terminal domain-containing protein — translation MPAMGDNLTLSAAGVIYRSKEEARRFGQNEVDTEHLLLGLLALRTNVACAIITRLGVDLDVLQGDIETGAESGEALLPVWKLEFTEAAQMALALAEQEAGENNAGEIGTEHILLGLVREEEGAAGRLLAEHGVTTEKVRGEIGK, via the coding sequence ATGCCTGCCATGGGGGATAACCTGACACTGAGCGCCGCCGGCGTGATTTATCGTTCGAAAGAAGAAGCGCGTCGCTTCGGGCAGAACGAAGTGGACACCGAGCACCTGCTGCTCGGCCTGCTGGCGCTGCGCACAAACGTCGCGTGCGCGATCATCACCCGCCTGGGCGTCGACCTCGATGTGCTGCAAGGCGACATCGAGACCGGCGCGGAGTCCGGCGAAGCGCTGCTGCCGGTCTGGAAACTGGAGTTCACCGAAGCCGCGCAAATGGCGCTGGCCCTGGCCGAACAGGAAGCGGGCGAAAACAACGCCGGCGAAATCGGCACGGAGCATATTTTGCTGGGCCTGGTCCGCGAGGAAGAAGGCGCGGCGGGCCGTTTGCTCGCGGAGCACGGCGTGACGACGGAGAAGGTGCGGGGCGAGATCGGGAAGTAG
- the argJ gene encoding bifunctional glutamate N-acetyltransferase/amino-acid acetyltransferase ArgJ — protein sequence MDIIPGGIVAPQGFKTAGVYCGIKRKRNDLALIVSDVEAAAAGVFTTNVVKAPCVVSNQAYLEEGLARAIVVNSGNANACNGDQGFTDAVAMVQHAAEALGVPMRRVLSASTGVIGHKLPMEKIIAGIVDAAGKLHGEECDDTAQAIMTTDTFPKQVAVEFTLDGKTVRLGAIAKGSGMIAPNMATMLGFITTDAAIEQPVLQEMLRRVAWYTFNSITVDGDTSTNDMTLVLANGLAGNKIIDSLESADAREFEKALFSVCLHLAKEIARDGEGATKLVEVTVQNVAVPEHIASAFAANGREISPEHRAGFPRSVAKTIANSPLVKTALFGNDPNWGRILAAAGRAGVNFEPEKVEIALAGTTVYRDGMPTDFNGYVVSEAMKAKEVQILVDFHQAGGETATVWTCDFSYDYVKINAEYHT from the coding sequence ATGGACATTATTCCGGGCGGCATCGTCGCCCCTCAAGGTTTTAAGACCGCCGGCGTTTACTGCGGCATCAAGCGGAAGCGCAACGATCTGGCGCTGATCGTCTCGGATGTCGAGGCGGCGGCGGCGGGCGTCTTCACCACGAATGTCGTCAAGGCGCCGTGCGTCGTGAGCAATCAGGCGTATTTGGAAGAGGGATTGGCCCGCGCCATCGTCGTCAATAGCGGCAACGCTAACGCCTGCAACGGCGATCAGGGCTTCACCGACGCCGTTGCGATGGTGCAGCACGCCGCCGAGGCGCTCGGCGTTCCGATGCGGCGCGTGCTCAGCGCCAGCACCGGCGTGATCGGCCATAAGCTGCCGATGGAGAAGATCATCGCGGGGATCGTCGACGCCGCCGGCAAGCTGCACGGCGAAGAGTGCGACGACACCGCGCAGGCGATCATGACCACCGACACTTTCCCGAAGCAAGTCGCGGTCGAGTTCACCCTGGACGGTAAGACCGTACGCCTCGGCGCCATCGCCAAGGGCTCGGGCATGATCGCGCCGAACATGGCGACGATGCTCGGGTTCATCACCACCGACGCCGCGATCGAGCAGCCCGTTCTTCAGGAGATGCTGCGGCGGGTGGCCTGGTACACCTTCAACTCCATTACCGTGGACGGCGACACCAGCACCAACGATATGACGCTTGTGTTGGCGAACGGCCTCGCCGGCAACAAGATTATCGATAGCCTGGAAAGCGCCGACGCCCGCGAGTTCGAGAAGGCGCTTTTCAGCGTCTGCCTGCACCTCGCCAAAGAGATCGCCCGCGACGGCGAGGGCGCCACGAAGCTGGTGGAAGTGACCGTGCAGAATGTCGCCGTCCCTGAGCACATCGCCAGCGCCTTCGCCGCCAACGGCCGCGAGATCAGTCCCGAGCACCGCGCCGGCTTCCCGCGCTCCGTCGCGAAGACCATCGCCAATTCGCCGCTCGTCAAAACGGCGCTCTTTGGCAACGACCCCAACTGGGGCCGCATCCTCGCCGCCGCCGGCCGCGCCGGCGTCAACTTCGAGCCCGAAAAAGTCGAAATCGCCCTCGCCGGCACTACCGTCTACCGCGACGGCATGCCGACGGATTTCAACGGCTACGTCGTTTCCGAAGCCATGAAAGCCAAGGAAGTCCAAATTCTGGTAGACTTTCACCAAGCGGGCGGCGAAACCGCCACCGTCTGGACCTGCGATTTCAGCTATGATTACGTGAAGATCAACGCGGAGTATCATACCTAA
- the argB gene encoding acetylglutamate kinase, translating to MPNQKQPNQAAEVLIQALPYIKQYSGKTIVIKYGGNAMIDETLKAAVMQDIILMRYVGINAILVHGGGPEISDAMQRMGKEPAFVGGLRVTDAETMEIVEMVLTGKTNKNIVAHLNKQGGQAVGLSGKDGNLIVAERETTKGDIGFVGRVVKINPELLHTLSAAGYIPVISSVAIGAEGESYNVNADTVAGELAAALSASKLIVMTDVEGIYQDFADKDSLISQMTVKDARQLITDGVVDKGMIPKIESCVAAIAGGVERAHIIDGRLPHALLIEVFTDQGIGTMIRR from the coding sequence ATGCCAAACCAAAAACAACCGAACCAGGCGGCCGAAGTCCTGATCCAGGCGTTGCCGTATATCAAGCAATATTCCGGCAAGACGATTGTCATTAAGTATGGCGGGAACGCCATGATTGATGAGACATTGAAGGCCGCTGTAATGCAGGATATTATTCTGATGCGTTATGTCGGGATCAATGCGATCCTGGTTCATGGCGGCGGGCCGGAGATCAGCGACGCCATGCAGCGGATGGGCAAAGAGCCGGCGTTTGTCGGCGGACTGCGCGTCACGGACGCTGAGACGATGGAGATCGTCGAGATGGTGCTGACGGGGAAGACGAATAAGAACATCGTCGCGCACCTGAACAAGCAGGGCGGGCAGGCGGTGGGGTTGAGCGGCAAGGATGGAAACTTGATCGTCGCCGAACGTGAGACGACCAAGGGCGATATCGGGTTTGTGGGACGCGTGGTCAAGATCAATCCTGAATTGCTGCACACGCTGTCGGCGGCGGGGTATATCCCCGTGATCTCCAGCGTCGCAATCGGCGCCGAGGGCGAGAGCTATAATGTCAATGCGGACACCGTTGCGGGTGAGCTGGCGGCGGCGCTGTCGGCGAGCAAATTGATCGTGATGACCGATGTCGAGGGGATCTATCAAGACTTCGCGGACAAAGACAGTTTGATCTCACAGATGACCGTGAAGGACGCGCGCCAGCTGATTACGGACGGCGTGGTGGACAAGGGGATGATCCCCAAGATTGAATCATGCGTCGCGGCTATCGCCGGCGGCGTCGAGCGTGCGCATATTATCGATGGCCGGCTGCCGCACGCTCTTTTGATTGAAGTATTCACCGATCAAGGGATCGGGACGATGATTCGACGGTAA
- a CDS encoding alpha/beta fold hydrolase has translation MTMDAAGPPNIAHWLGVDAAGPADAPPIVFLHGASYTRKAWGMQLQALADEFRVYALDLPGHGSCSHTEYDWDDSLEYVQRFLRDIAGRPALLVGVSLGGCLGVTIAGGDSDLLAGLIVSGSTFDARGHVCYLVLRGEAWTFRHREAQLTRRFQRWVRGRLPSEFAESIVAAGCHWESAARAVISLTGRDFVAALGRYDGPALILNGDRDWVHRSAEGVFVRAAQNARAATVPGGHIANLDAPEAFTAKVREFAREIFEHSPKDKVSHVR, from the coding sequence ATGACGATGGACGCGGCGGGACCGCCGAACATCGCGCATTGGCTCGGCGTGGACGCCGCCGGGCCAGCGGACGCGCCCCCGATCGTCTTTCTGCACGGCGCCAGCTATACGCGCAAAGCCTGGGGCATGCAGCTTCAGGCTCTCGCCGACGAATTTCGCGTCTATGCCCTGGACCTGCCGGGACATGGAAGCTGCTCCCATACCGAATACGATTGGGACGACTCGCTTGAGTACGTCCAGCGCTTTCTTCGCGATATTGCGGGCCGTCCCGCGCTGCTCGTCGGCGTCTCGCTGGGCGGCTGCCTTGGCGTGACGATTGCCGGCGGTGATTCCGATCTTCTGGCCGGCCTGATCGTTTCGGGCAGTACGTTCGACGCGCGCGGCCACGTTTGCTATCTGGTGCTGCGCGGCGAAGCCTGGACCTTTCGCCATCGCGAAGCGCAATTGACCCGGCGCTTTCAACGCTGGGTGCGCGGCCGGCTGCCGTCGGAATTCGCGGAGTCCATTGTCGCGGCCGGCTGCCACTGGGAATCGGCCGCCCGCGCCGTAATTTCCCTGACAGGGCGCGACTTCGTTGCCGCTTTGGGCCGCTACGATGGTCCCGCGCTGATCCTGAACGGCGACCGCGACTGGGTCCATCGCAGCGCCGAAGGCGTATTCGTCCGAGCCGCCCAAAACGCGCGCGCGGCGACCGTTCCCGGCGGGCATATCGCGAACCTGGACGCCCCCGAGGCGTTCACCGCTAAGGTGCGCGAGTTCGCGCGCGAAATATTTGAACACTCCCCAAAGGACAAAGTCAGTCATGTCAGATAA
- a CDS encoding M56 family metallopeptidase, producing MGNSDWGNYKLFIQVLCFLAKFDLWRLITHDFWTLQAKICLIAGVALLLVRAMRVQASAATRYMVLAGAMIAAFSLPILALLPSWTLATINRTLPAQEFRIPIGPTIKVITVFDKNGSHTITQAFFQPMEEVMKHHPNTSTTVSPNRLPQFTTYTGSGYITPLGVVELLAQIIGMGLITRLVAMMIGLKLLANRSQSAATSIREYLPPKMERVQIRLGGDAPMTWGWLRPILLLPGDAAQWPAERLRAVILHECAHIARRDWLTQTLAQFLCAFFCFNPLLWILAKQMRKEAEIACDDAVLLAGISAPDYASHLLDVARLLKNAKRKAAGAVAMASHSEVGDRLASILDKNRLRTLTDAATRLDNLCVVAIVMLILGTSSIRYLPNAKSPSPVRNPNANGDISPRRSVS from the coding sequence ATGGGTAACAGTGATTGGGGAAATTACAAGCTATTTATCCAGGTCCTGTGCTTTCTCGCGAAGTTCGATCTGTGGAGGCTGATCACGCATGACTTCTGGACTTTACAGGCAAAAATCTGCCTCATTGCCGGGGTTGCGCTGCTGCTGGTCCGCGCCATGCGCGTTCAAGCCTCCGCCGCGACTCGATATATGGTTCTTGCAGGCGCAATGATCGCTGCCTTCAGTCTTCCCATACTCGCCTTGCTGCCGTCATGGACGCTCGCGACGATTAACCGAACTCTTCCCGCGCAGGAGTTTCGGATTCCCATCGGGCCGACCATCAAGGTCATCACAGTCTTCGACAAAAACGGATCGCATACCATCACTCAAGCATTTTTTCAGCCCATGGAAGAAGTGATGAAGCATCATCCGAATACCAGCACTACTGTGTCTCCGAACAGACTTCCTCAATTCACCACATACACAGGCAGCGGCTACATTACTCCGCTCGGAGTCGTGGAACTCCTCGCGCAAATTATTGGAATGGGGTTGATCACCCGACTGGTCGCGATGATGATTGGACTCAAGCTCCTGGCGAATCGTTCTCAGTCGGCCGCGACCAGTATACGCGAATATCTGCCACCAAAAATGGAGCGAGTTCAGATTCGTCTGGGAGGCGACGCGCCGATGACATGGGGATGGCTGCGGCCAATCCTGCTGCTGCCAGGTGACGCCGCGCAGTGGCCGGCGGAGCGTTTGCGCGCCGTCATTCTGCATGAATGCGCCCATATTGCCCGCCGCGACTGGCTGACGCAGACGCTCGCGCAGTTTCTATGCGCGTTCTTCTGTTTCAATCCGCTGTTATGGATTTTGGCGAAGCAGATGCGGAAGGAAGCGGAGATCGCGTGCGACGACGCCGTGCTGCTGGCCGGCATATCCGCGCCGGACTATGCGTCCCATTTGCTCGATGTGGCGCGGTTATTGAAGAACGCAAAACGAAAGGCGGCAGGAGCAGTCGCCATGGCCTCGCATTCGGAAGTCGGCGACCGTCTCGCCTCTATTCTGGACAAGAATCGGCTGCGAACGCTTACGGACGCAGCGACGCGTCTGGATAATCTCTGCGTTGTCGCAATTGTCATGCTGATCTTGGGAACGAGCAGCATACGCTATCTTCCCAATGCAAAATCGCCGTCGCCAGTCCGAAATCCTAATGCAAATGGAGACATCAGCCCACGGCGATCCGTGAGCTGA
- a CDS encoding acetylornithine transaminase, with translation MTQALYTMDSETGRIAPAVDEEQARAWDRDNVMTTYARLPVTLVRGEGAKVWDAKGKEYLDFLAGIAVNGVGHCHPRVVRAIQEQAATLIHTSNLYLTEPQARLAAKLVSISDFERVFFCNSGAEANEAAIKIARKHGKKDGSATKFQIVTANRSFHGRTLATVTATAQPKYQTPFAPVVPGFSYVPFNDIEALRAVVNEDTCAVMLEPVQGEGGIYPAHKEFLQEARELCDKFGALLIFDEIQTGVGRSGKWWAYEHYGVTPDIMTLAKALGGGVPIGACLARGAAATTLVPGDHGSTFAGNPLAARAALAVLEAIEEEHLLANAYAMGAYFVHRLNEAPLRGKIKEIRALGLLIGVELVQPDARRVLTESLERGLIINAVGDNILRLLPPLVITKEDVDRAVEILSAVI, from the coding sequence ATGACACAAGCGCTTTATACGATGGACTCGGAAACGGGGCGGATCGCTCCGGCGGTGGATGAAGAGCAGGCGCGCGCCTGGGACCGTGACAACGTCATGACGACCTACGCGCGTCTCCCGGTGACCCTGGTGCGCGGCGAGGGCGCGAAGGTCTGGGACGCGAAGGGCAAGGAGTATCTCGACTTTCTGGCGGGCATCGCGGTCAACGGGGTGGGGCACTGCCACCCGCGCGTGGTGCGCGCCATTCAGGAGCAGGCGGCGACGCTGATCCATACATCGAATCTCTATTTGACCGAGCCGCAGGCGCGTCTGGCGGCCAAACTCGTCTCGATCAGCGACTTCGAGCGCGTCTTCTTCTGCAACAGCGGCGCCGAGGCCAACGAGGCGGCGATTAAGATCGCCCGCAAGCATGGTAAGAAGGATGGGAGCGCGACGAAGTTTCAGATCGTGACCGCCAACCGTTCGTTCCATGGCCGGACTCTCGCCACCGTGACCGCGACCGCGCAGCCGAAGTACCAGACGCCGTTCGCTCCCGTTGTTCCGGGATTCTCGTATGTGCCCTTCAACGACATCGAAGCGCTGCGCGCCGTGGTCAATGAGGACACCTGCGCGGTCATGCTGGAGCCCGTGCAGGGCGAAGGCGGGATCTATCCGGCGCACAAAGAGTTTCTTCAAGAGGCGCGGGAACTGTGCGACAAGTTCGGCGCGCTGCTGATCTTTGACGAGATCCAGACGGGCGTCGGGCGCAGCGGCAAGTGGTGGGCGTACGAGCACTACGGCGTCACGCCCGATATTATGACGCTTGCGAAGGCGCTGGGCGGCGGCGTGCCGATCGGCGCGTGTCTGGCGCGGGGCGCGGCGGCGACCACACTCGTTCCCGGCGACCACGGAAGCACCTTCGCCGGCAACCCCCTGGCGGCGCGCGCGGCGCTGGCCGTGCTGGAAGCCATCGAGGAAGAGCACCTGCTGGCGAACGCCTATGCGATGGGCGCCTACTTCGTGCATCGCCTCAATGAAGCGCCGCTGCGCGGCAAGATCAAAGAAATCCGAGCCCTGGGTCTCTTGATCGGTGTCGAATTAGTGCAGCCGGACGCGCGCCGGGTGCTGACCGAATCGCTGGAGCGTGGATTGATTATCAACGCCGTTGGGGACAACATTTTGCGCCTGCTGCCGCCGCTGGTCATCACGAAAGAGGATGTCGATCGCGCGGTGGAAATTTTATCGGCCGTGATCTAA
- a CDS encoding GGDEF domain-containing protein — MRINKLWTSLASIALVSVTGGVRSPLVFLLFLPILIVTMRSRARFGFFVGLLIAALYLTAAYFQLPRGFGPMSAGIALSFPAVAAFVALLHRKFEDRYLSLSSRTREMKTLLDMSQMMDSAFDLDMTLNLILLNVQEITRCQVCAVYLKGDGGDILELRAASSPSDRLPLISSIRLADARADQWALDDNAAPGATAPAFYAPQASRVSDEPAPPLYTLDQRVRSFACVPLTCIEGLLGMLYVGYDLPQGLDEEGLRRLEQLVARASFPLQRALLQQGFQFLAFRDAKTGLDNYRQFEQNLVSEMNRAERYNHRLSVILLDIDHFKNFNDTYGHPAGDALLAQLAVVLQNCLRGADRPARYGGEEFVVLCPETGKEEARLIAERIRKSVSETRFTLVQDHETKGGAAPDAQPTVHVTVSLGFATFPQDARSSIDIVKRADLALYAAKNAGRNTVRGHEDISSRIAVG, encoded by the coding sequence ATGCGCATCAATAAATTGTGGACTTCGCTGGCGTCGATCGCCCTGGTCTCGGTGACCGGGGGCGTGCGCTCTCCGCTCGTCTTTTTGCTTTTTCTGCCGATCTTGATCGTGACGATGCGCAGCCGCGCGCGCTTCGGTTTTTTCGTCGGTCTTCTGATCGCCGCTCTCTATCTCACGGCGGCTTATTTCCAATTGCCGCGCGGCTTCGGCCCCATGTCGGCCGGGATCGCGCTGAGCTTTCCCGCCGTGGCCGCGTTCGTGGCTCTGCTGCACCGGAAGTTTGAGGATCGTTATCTGAGCCTCAGCAGCCGCACGCGTGAGATGAAGACTCTGCTCGACATGTCTCAGATGATGGATTCGGCGTTCGACCTGGATATGACGCTGAATCTGATCCTGCTTAACGTCCAGGAGATCACGCGCTGCCAGGTCTGCGCCGTGTATCTGAAGGGCGACGGCGGCGATATTCTGGAGCTGCGCGCCGCGAGCAGCCCGAGCGATCGCCTGCCCCTCATCTCATCGATCCGCCTCGCCGACGCCCGCGCCGATCAGTGGGCGCTCGACGACAACGCGGCGCCCGGCGCCACCGCGCCGGCGTTCTACGCGCCCCAGGCCAGCCGGGTTTCCGATGAGCCGGCTCCGCCGCTGTATACGCTCGATCAGCGTGTCCGCTCCTTCGCCTGCGTTCCTCTGACCTGTATTGAGGGATTGCTAGGGATGCTATATGTCGGATACGATCTGCCGCAGGGATTGGATGAAGAGGGCCTGCGCCGCCTAGAGCAGCTCGTCGCCCGCGCTTCGTTCCCCTTGCAGCGCGCCCTGCTCCAGCAGGGATTCCAGTTCCTGGCCTTCCGGGACGCCAAAACGGGCCTGGACAACTACCGCCAGTTTGAGCAGAACCTGGTCAGTGAGATGAACCGCGCCGAACGGTACAACCATCGTCTCTCGGTGATCCTGCTCGATATCGATCACTTCAAGAACTTCAACGACACCTACGGCCATCCGGCGGGCGACGCCCTGCTGGCCCAGCTCGCTGTAGTGCTTCAGAACTGCCTGCGCGGCGCGGACCGCCCCGCACGCTATGGCGGCGAGGAGTTCGTGGTGCTTTGCCCGGAAACGGGGAAAGAAGAAGCGCGCCTGATCGCCGAACGCATCCGCAAAAGCGTCTCCGAAACTCGCTTCACGCTGGTCCAGGATCACGAAACAAAAGGCGGCGCCGCGCCGGACGCCCAGCCCACCGTCCACGTCACCGTCAGCCTCGGCTTCGCGACCTTTCCGCAAGACGCCCGGTCCTCGATCGACATCGTCAAGCGCGCCGACCTCGCCCTCTACGCCGCCAAAAACGCCGGCCGCAACACCGTCCGAGGCCACGAAGACATCAGCTCACGGATCGCCGTGGGCTGA